Genomic segment of Anaeromyxobacter sp.:
CCGTCGTAGAAGCCGCTCTTGGCGAGGTCCAGGAAGTTCTTGGCGGTGATGGGCATCTGGTCGAGGAAGATCTCGGCGGTGAAGGTGCCGAGGCTGGTCTCGAAGGTGGCGGTCGGGTTGGCCATGTGGTGGTCCTCGGGGGCCGCTACTTGCAGGTGGGCACGGTGGCGCCGATGGCCACGTGGTTCAGCTTGGTGGCGCCGTTGCCGGCGCGGGCGATCTTGCCGACCAGGTCGAGGCCGCAGACCACCTCGCCGAAGATGGTGTGGCGCCCGTTCAGGTGGGTGGTGGCCACCTCGGTGATGAAGAACTGCGAGCCGTTGGTGTTTGGGCCGGAGTTGGCCATGGCCAGGATGCCGGGGCGGAAGGCGTCGTCCGGGTGGAACTCGTCGGCGAAGCGGTAGCCGGGGTCGCCGGTGCCGTTGCCGCGCGGGTCCCCGCCCTGGATCATGAAGTTGGGGATGACGCGGTGGAAGATGGTGTTGTCGTAGAGCGGCCGCTTGGTCTTCTGGCCGGTGGGGTCGGTCCACTCCTTGGCGCCGGTGGCCAGGCCGACGAAGTTCTCGACCGTCTTGGGCGCGCGGGCGGCGAGCAGCTTGACCCCGATCTTGCCGGCGGAGGTCTCGAAGGTGGCGTACTGCTCCGCCTTGGCCGCGGCCTTGGGGGTTTCGGCGAGGGCCGGCGAGGAGAGCGCCAGCAGGGCGAACGCGAGGGTGATTTTCATGCGCGGGATGCTAGCGGCGCTCCGGCTGCGCGGCAAGTGAATGAGGGGCGCCCCCGGGACCCGGCCGGGGCCGCTCAGCGGGCCTTGGGGCGGCGCTTGGCGGGGCGGCTGGTGGCCCTGTGCCTGGGCGTCGCGGCGCCGGCGGCCTTCTTGCGGACGCGGCGGGGGGCCGCGGTCGGGGATCGCGGCTCCCCCTCTCCCTCAACTTGCTCAGGGGGCGGAGGCGCAGCCGCCGGGTTCGCGGGGGCCTGCCGCTCACCCCTCACCCCAGCCCTCTCCCCTGAGGGGAGAGGGAGTGCAGGAGCCATGGAGGGCGGGGAAGGCGGCGCGGGCGAGAGGGCCGAGGCGCCGGAGTTGGCTCCCTCTCCCGCAGCTTGCTGGGGGAGAGCGCCGGGGTGAGGGGGCGCAACGTTCACGGTCCTCTGCTCACCCTCTCCCGCAGCCTGCTGGGGGAGAGGGCCGGGGTGAGGGGGCGCCGCGGTCGCGTCCGCGGCCGCCGTCAGCTTGGCGAGCAGCACCTCCAGCCCGAGGCGGGCCACGGCCTGCTCGGCGTCCTTCTTCGACCGGCCGGTGGCGCGCCCCAGCACCTCGCCCCTCAGGTCCAGCTCCACCTCGAAGACCTTGGCGTGGTCGGGCCCCAGCTCCGCCACCACCTGGTAGCGCGGGGCGACCTTGAGCCGGCTCTGCGCCACCTCCTGGAGCTGGGTCTTGAAGTCGCGGTCCAGGGTCCCCTCGGCGGCGCGCTGGAAGGCCTCGCCCAGGCAGCGGTCCACCAGCGAGAGCACCCCCGGCAGCCCGTCCGAGAGGTAGATGGCCGCCACCACCGCCTCCATGGCGTCGGCCAGCAGGGAGGCCTTGCGGCGCCCGCCGGTGCGCTCCTCGCCGCGCCCCAGCCGGAGCAGCGGCCCCAGGTCCAGGGCGGTGGCCAGGGCCGCCAGCCCCTGCTCGTCCACCACCGCGGCCCGCATCTTGGAGAGGTCGCCCTCGCGGGCGGCCGGGAAGCGCTCCATCAGCCGGTGCGACACCGCCAGGTCGATGACCG
This window contains:
- a CDS encoding peptidylprolyl isomerase; amino-acid sequence: MKITLAFALLALSSPALAETPKAAAKAEQYATFETSAGKIGVKLLAARAPKTVENFVGLATGAKEWTDPTGQKTKRPLYDNTIFHRVIPNFMIQGGDPRGNGTGDPGYRFADEFHPDDAFRPGILAMANSGPNTNGSQFFITEVATTHLNGRHTIFGEVVCGLDLVGKIARAGNGATKLNHVAIGATVPTCK
- the rnc gene encoding ribonuclease III gives rise to the protein MADDPQAPQAPDEQALVAALEARLGQPLRDRATALAALTHKSFVNEQRGPVAADNERLEFLGDAVIDLAVSHRLMERFPAAREGDLSKMRAAVVDEQGLAALATALDLGPLLRLGRGEERTGGRRKASLLADAMEAVVAAIYLSDGLPGVLSLVDRCLGEAFQRAAEGTLDRDFKTQLQEVAQSRLKVAPRYQVVAELGPDHAKVFEVELDLRGEVLGRATGRSKKDAEQAVARLGLEVLLAKLTAAADATAAPPHPGPLPQQAAGEGEQRTVNVAPPHPGALPQQAAGEGANSGASALSPAPPSPPSMAPALPLPSGERAGVRGERQAPANPAAAPPPPEQVEGEGEPRSPTAAPRRVRKKAAGAATPRHRATSRPAKRRPKAR